The following proteins are encoded in a genomic region of Sulfurovum indicum:
- a CDS encoding triose-phosphate isomerase: MIFAANFKTNHTRASTRTYLKVLSEKLSAKRTGDRVMVFPPATALDSYKGSFTIGAQNAYPAQNGAFTGEIGVEQLEEFGIKSILIGHSERREYMKEDQETVAAKYSFFMEQGFEIVYCIGEPLEVREAGEKAVADYLLAQFEGIDTAYEKLIVAYEPVWAIGTGRSATVEEISSTHAVLKQHVKRPLLYGGSVKPANIREIISIDGVDGVLVGSASLDVESFSEMILS; encoded by the coding sequence ATGATCTTTGCTGCAAATTTCAAGACAAACCATACCAGGGCATCAACAAGAACCTACTTGAAAGTATTGTCGGAAAAACTCTCTGCAAAAAGAACTGGGGATCGTGTCATGGTCTTTCCTCCTGCAACAGCACTGGACAGCTATAAGGGCAGTTTTACTATAGGTGCCCAAAATGCCTATCCTGCACAAAATGGTGCTTTTACGGGAGAGATAGGAGTGGAGCAGCTTGAAGAGTTCGGCATCAAGAGTATTCTGATCGGTCACAGTGAACGTCGTGAGTATATGAAAGAAGATCAGGAAACAGTTGCTGCGAAGTACAGCTTTTTTATGGAACAGGGCTTTGAGATCGTTTACTGTATCGGTGAACCTCTTGAAGTACGTGAAGCCGGAGAGAAAGCTGTTGCAGATTATCTGCTGGCTCAGTTTGAAGGAATTGATACGGCATATGAAAAGCTTATAGTCGCCTATGAGCCCGTATGGGCGATCGGTACTGGACGTTCTGCAACGGTTGAAGAGATCTCTTCTACTCACGCAGTGCTCAAACAACATGTAAAGAGGCCACTTCTTTACGGAGGATCCGTGAAGCCTGCCAATATTAGAGAGATCATCTCTATTGACGGTGTAGATGGTGTGTTGGTTGGTTCTGCATCACTTGATGTAGAGAGTTTTTCTGAAATGATCTTAAGTTAG
- the nusA gene encoding transcription termination factor NusA — translation MEKILDIIEAIAHEKNISKESAVEAFKEALINTAKKLTSQTSTFEAIIDNDTKTYSINKVITVVADDDEKLEEEPDSYIPLSEAKEFDNSIEIGDQLKEEFILEDHGRTASANLFKELEYHVQRRIEQDLFEKYREKVGTVMLGTVNRIDADDNTHVEIGELKGILTRRNRIKGETYKRGDTIRALLRYVSVDPQIGLFLELTRTSPKFLEALMANEVPEIADGIVEIVAAARIPGERAKIALKTEQMNVDPIGAAVGVKGVRINAVSEELNGENIDCIEYSPIPEIFITRALSPAITQSIKVDQNEKKAIINITGDQKAKAIGKSGINIRLASMLTGYTIELNEVEGVTERQTDSNGDTIETNKTTDTSALEDLFK, via the coding sequence ATGGAAAAAATATTAGATATTATTGAAGCGATCGCACATGAAAAAAATATCTCCAAAGAGAGTGCTGTAGAGGCCTTTAAAGAGGCATTGATCAATACAGCAAAAAAACTGACAAGCCAGACCAGCACCTTTGAAGCCATCATCGACAATGATACAAAAACCTATAGTATCAATAAAGTAATCACAGTCGTTGCCGATGATGATGAGAAACTGGAAGAAGAGCCGGATAGTTACATTCCTCTTTCAGAAGCCAAAGAGTTTGACAACTCCATTGAGATCGGAGATCAGCTCAAAGAGGAGTTTATACTTGAAGATCATGGTCGTACCGCTTCAGCCAATCTTTTTAAGGAACTTGAGTACCATGTCCAAAGACGTATTGAGCAGGATCTCTTTGAAAAATACAGAGAAAAAGTAGGCACGGTCATGCTTGGAACAGTCAACCGTATCGATGCAGATGACAATACACATGTTGAAATAGGAGAGCTCAAAGGTATACTGACACGCCGAAACCGTATCAAGGGTGAAACATACAAACGCGGTGATACCATCAGAGCACTGCTGCGTTATGTCAGTGTTGACCCGCAGATTGGGCTTTTTCTGGAGCTGACACGCACATCGCCAAAATTCCTTGAAGCATTAATGGCCAATGAAGTACCTGAGATCGCGGATGGTATCGTAGAGATTGTTGCTGCAGCAAGGATCCCGGGAGAAAGAGCAAAAATAGCCCTGAAAACAGAACAGATGAACGTTGACCCGATTGGTGCAGCCGTAGGTGTCAAAGGGGTACGGATAAATGCTGTCAGTGAAGAACTAAACGGAGAGAATATTGACTGTATCGAATACTCTCCGATCCCTGAGATATTTATCACCAGAGCACTCTCTCCTGCGATCACACAAAGTATCAAGGTTGATCAGAACGAGAAAAAAGCCATCATTAATATTACCGGTGACCAGAAAGCCAAAGCCATCGGAAAAAGCGGTATCAATATCCGTCTTGCATCAATGCTGACAGGTTATACCATAGAGCTGAATGAAGTTGAAGGGGTAACAGAAAGACAGACAGACAGCAACGGTGATACTATAGAGACAAACAAAACAACCGATACTTCTGCACTGGAAGATCTCTTTAAGTAA
- the argS gene encoding arginine--tRNA ligase, giving the protein MRLKEEVNKVIQAAFSRAGIEETPISVSEATKPEFGDYQFNGAMALAKVLKKNPREIAGMIADSLDLSGIVSKAEIAGPGFINLWLNPERIASFCEKADKDSRLDISKREKPVKAVVDYSGPNMAKQMHVGHLRSTIIGDTLANLLEFLGDEVIRQNHIGDWGTQFGMLIAYLEEIDEDGTTSLKDLEQFYKDAKGRFDEDENFANKAREYVVKIQSGDSHCLKLWQKFIDISLGHCEEVYEKLDVNLTRDDVRAESFYNESLAKVITDLEKVGMLKESDGAQCVFLEGEDIPVIVQKGDGGYLYATTDLAALYYRANVLGAKRISYVVDARQSEHFKQVFRVAKEAGFVPEDVKLEHIAFGTMMDTNGKPFKTREGGTVKLIELLDEAVTRAKEAITAKDDYSEEELERLAKIVGIGAVKYADLAINRESNYIFNWDKMLSFDGNTSLYMQYAYARIQSILRKYGREVEGKIIISDELEHRLAVMLLRFEDVLEKAAEDAAPNQITGYLYDVVTLFMRFYERNPILKEGVDEETRVSRLLLADLTAKTIKQGLAILGIQVVDKL; this is encoded by the coding sequence ATGAGACTAAAAGAAGAAGTTAACAAAGTTATACAGGCAGCATTTAGCAGGGCCGGCATAGAAGAAACGCCTATTTCTGTTTCCGAAGCGACCAAACCGGAGTTCGGAGATTATCAGTTCAATGGTGCAATGGCACTGGCGAAAGTGCTGAAGAAGAATCCCAGGGAGATTGCAGGTATGATTGCTGACAGCCTTGATCTGTCAGGTATTGTCAGCAAGGCAGAGATCGCAGGTCCGGGTTTCATTAATCTCTGGCTGAATCCTGAGCGGATTGCAAGTTTTTGTGAAAAAGCAGATAAGGACAGCCGTCTTGATATAAGCAAGCGTGAAAAACCTGTTAAAGCGGTGGTGGACTATTCCGGTCCTAATATGGCAAAACAGATGCATGTGGGGCATCTGCGTTCTACGATCATCGGTGATACACTGGCAAATCTGTTGGAGTTTCTTGGAGATGAGGTGATCCGCCAGAACCATATCGGTGACTGGGGAACGCAGTTTGGGATGCTCATCGCCTACCTTGAAGAGATAGATGAAGACGGCACCACATCACTTAAAGATCTTGAACAGTTTTACAAAGATGCCAAGGGACGATTTGATGAAGATGAAAACTTTGCTAATAAAGCCAGAGAGTATGTGGTCAAGATACAAAGTGGAGACAGCCATTGTTTGAAGCTCTGGCAGAAATTCATTGATATTTCTTTGGGGCATTGTGAAGAGGTCTATGAAAAACTTGATGTCAACCTGACACGCGATGATGTACGTGCTGAGAGCTTTTACAATGAGTCACTGGCCAAAGTGATCACTGATCTTGAGAAAGTCGGTATGCTTAAAGAGAGTGACGGTGCCCAGTGTGTTTTTTTGGAAGGTGAAGATATTCCGGTGATCGTACAAAAAGGTGATGGTGGCTATCTCTATGCAACTACCGATCTTGCAGCACTCTATTACCGTGCCAATGTACTGGGGGCCAAGCGTATCTCCTATGTGGTTGATGCACGTCAGAGCGAGCATTTCAAGCAGGTTTTCCGTGTAGCTAAAGAGGCCGGTTTTGTGCCTGAAGATGTGAAGCTTGAACATATTGCATTTGGCACGATGATGGATACCAACGGCAAACCGTTCAAGACACGGGAAGGGGGGACAGTTAAACTGATAGAACTGCTTGATGAAGCAGTTACCCGTGCAAAAGAAGCAATTACCGCTAAAGATGATTATTCAGAAGAGGAACTGGAAAGGCTTGCAAAGATTGTGGGTATCGGTGCAGTCAAGTATGCCGATCTTGCGATAAACCGTGAGTCAAACTATATCTTTAACTGGGATAAGATGCTTTCGTTTGACGGTAACACCTCACTCTATATGCAGTATGCCTATGCACGTATACAGAGTATCCTGAGAAAGTACGGCAGAGAAGTGGAAGGAAAGATCATTATAAGTGATGAACTGGAGCACCGGTTGGCAGTGATGCTGCTTCGTTTTGAAGATGTATTGGAAAAAGCTGCAGAAGATGCAGCGCCAAACCAGATTACAGGTTACCTCTATGATGTGGTGACACTCTTTATGCGTTTTTATGAGAGAAACCCTATTCTGAAAGAGGGTGTAGATGAAGAGACAAGAGTATCGCGTCTGCTGCTTGCGGATCTGACTGCAAAGACCATTAAGCAGGGCCTGGCTATACTGGGTATTCAGGTGGTAGACAAGTTGTAG
- the rsfS gene encoding ribosome silencing factor — MTIEERIENIVKVLDEKKAEEIEVFNLDDADYIADRVVIANSLNLKHTQALFEQLKEALKPEGETFLHADTSDEWVVADLGDILVHIMIPEYRQRYSLETFLSELVENQKRSNKEDV, encoded by the coding sequence ATGACAATAGAAGAGAGAATAGAAAATATCGTTAAAGTACTTGATGAGAAAAAAGCAGAAGAGATTGAAGTATTCAACCTTGATGATGCAGACTATATTGCAGACCGTGTGGTCATTGCCAACTCACTCAACCTAAAACACACACAGGCACTTTTTGAACAGCTCAAAGAGGCACTGAAACCAGAAGGAGAGACTTTCCTCCACGCAGATACGAGTGATGAATGGGTTGTAGCGGACCTTGGAGATATTTTGGTACACATCATGATCCCGGAGTATCGTCAACGCTATTCACTTGAAACTTTTTTAAGCGAACTGGTAGAGAATCAGAAAAGATCCAACAAAGAAGATGTGTAG
- a CDS encoding phosphoglycerate kinase, giving the protein MRTLKDINIDGKRVFIRCDFNVPKDEFGNITDDRRIRSALQTIRYCIDRDCRIVLASHYERPEPGKYEEKYSLKPVAKRLHTLLKIKNEILMAEDVVGPDAKAKAAQLEAGDILLLENLRFEAGETQNDEAFAKELASFADIYVNDAFGACHRKHASIHAIAKFFDREHKAAGFLMGKEVNFFGKVLENPVRPFVAVVGGSKVSGKLQALTNLVNKVDKVIIGGGMAFTFLKAQGYEIGKSLVEDDLLDEANKIMEKAYKLGVKFYLPVDFVVAPEFSENTAVKYLPSQEIPKEWMGLDTGPASSRLFREVLNDAQTIIWNGPMGVYEMDKFSKGSIMMSHHIAETHATTIVGGGDTADVAQRAGDVDEMTFVSTGGGASLKLIEGEELPGLTALELD; this is encoded by the coding sequence ATGAGAACATTGAAAGATATCAATATTGACGGTAAAAGAGTATTTATAAGATGTGACTTCAACGTCCCCAAAGATGAGTTCGGCAATATCACTGATGACAGACGTATCCGTTCTGCACTGCAGACAATCCGCTACTGTATTGACAGAGACTGCAGGATCGTGCTTGCATCGCACTATGAGCGTCCCGAACCGGGGAAGTATGAAGAGAAATATTCACTCAAGCCAGTTGCCAAACGCCTGCATACGCTTTTGAAGATCAAAAATGAGATATTGATGGCCGAAGATGTGGTAGGTCCCGATGCCAAAGCAAAAGCAGCACAGCTTGAAGCAGGAGATATACTTCTGCTTGAAAATCTCCGTTTTGAAGCGGGCGAGACACAGAATGATGAAGCGTTTGCCAAAGAGCTGGCATCTTTTGCCGATATCTATGTGAATGATGCTTTTGGTGCCTGTCACAGAAAACATGCTTCTATTCATGCGATCGCAAAATTCTTTGACAGAGAGCACAAAGCAGCAGGTTTTCTGATGGGGAAAGAGGTTAACTTCTTTGGGAAGGTGCTTGAAAACCCCGTACGTCCGTTCGTAGCCGTTGTAGGAGGATCAAAAGTATCCGGAAAACTTCAGGCACTGACCAATCTTGTCAACAAGGTTGACAAAGTGATCATCGGCGGGGGAATGGCATTTACTTTTTTGAAAGCACAGGGATATGAAATCGGTAAATCCCTGGTAGAAGACGATCTGCTGGATGAAGCGAACAAAATTATGGAAAAGGCATATAAACTGGGAGTAAAGTTCTATCTGCCTGTCGATTTTGTGGTTGCACCTGAGTTTTCAGAGAATACGGCAGTGAAGTACCTTCCTTCCCAGGAGATCCCAAAAGAGTGGATGGGGCTTGATACCGGACCGGCATCCTCCAGACTCTTCAGGGAAGTGCTGAATGATGCACAGACGATTATCTGGAATGGACCGATGGGCGTCTATGAGATGGATAAGTTCTCAAAAGGAAGTATCATGATGTCACACCATATTGCAGAGACACATGCTACGACGATTGTAGGAGGCGGGGATACCGCAGATGTTGCTCAGCGTGCAGGTGATGTAGATGAAATGACCTTTGTAAGTACCGGTGGAGGTGCAAGCCTGAAGCTTATTGAGGGAGAAGAACTTCCTGGACTTACAGCACTTGAACTGGACTAG
- the nadD gene encoding nicotinate (nicotinamide) nucleotide adenylyltransferase — translation MVNRPKPAVAIFGGSFDPPHRGHQEIVQKALESLDIDKLLVLPAYLNPFKSSSLASAEQRLAWCHQLFDETPNVIVDDYEIRQGKSIRTSQSVKHFSDTYEVKYLIIGADNLSTLTEWHEFEWLNKTITWVIVTRRGYELDTSVLHSWRVLTLDTPVSSTRIRKKKQLEHVDSKIKDSVKNTLKG, via the coding sequence TTGGTTAATAGACCCAAGCCGGCAGTCGCGATATTCGGAGGGAGTTTCGACCCCCCTCACAGAGGGCACCAGGAGATTGTCCAAAAAGCACTGGAAAGTCTTGATATCGATAAGCTGCTTGTGCTGCCTGCCTACCTGAACCCGTTCAAATCATCTTCTCTGGCGAGTGCAGAACAACGGCTTGCCTGGTGTCATCAGCTTTTTGATGAGACCCCCAATGTGATCGTGGATGATTACGAGATCAGGCAAGGGAAAAGTATCAGAACATCACAGAGCGTGAAACATTTCAGTGATACCTATGAAGTCAAGTATCTCATCATCGGTGCTGACAATTTGTCAACATTGACAGAATGGCATGAGTTTGAATGGCTTAACAAGACGATCACATGGGTGATCGTTACACGCAGGGGGTATGAGCTGGATACGAGTGTACTGCATTCATGGAGAGTACTTACACTTGACACACCTGTAAGTTCAACACGTATACGCAAAAAGAAGCAGCTTGAACATGTTGACAGTAAAATTAAAGACTCAGTCAAAAATACATTAAAAGGATAA
- the gap gene encoding type I glyceraldehyde-3-phosphate dehydrogenase, whose translation MAVKVAINGLGRIGRCVARIIADRDDIELVAVNASGTHEMIEYNVKYDSVHGTRSDVVVSDGYLQIGKEKAKILSERDPAKLNFADFGAELVLECTGAFLTQESVKPYLDNGIGKVVFSAPAKDDTPTFVIGANAETYAGEPVVSNASCTTNGLAPVAKVLDDAFGIEAGLMTTIHSYTSSQPILDSKHKKDPRKGRSGATNLVPTTTGAAKAISKVLPNLAGKLNGQAIRVPTPDVSMVDLTVTLKQRVTVEVVQTAFKMAAEGSHKGILGVDEEYRVSQDFVGEELSTVVALDTIQVIGDKMVKVLSWYDNEWGYSCRLVDMALLVSKK comes from the coding sequence ATGGCGGTAAAAGTAGCGATAAACGGATTGGGTAGGATCGGAAGATGTGTGGCACGTATCATCGCAGACAGAGATGATATTGAACTGGTTGCGGTCAATGCCAGCGGTACACATGAAATGATCGAATATAATGTCAAGTATGACTCTGTACACGGTACGCGCAGTGATGTCGTGGTAAGTGACGGATATTTACAGATAGGAAAAGAGAAAGCAAAGATCCTTTCAGAAAGAGATCCCGCCAAACTGAACTTTGCAGACTTTGGTGCAGAGCTTGTACTGGAGTGTACAGGAGCATTCCTGACACAGGAGAGTGTAAAGCCTTATCTTGACAACGGCATTGGGAAAGTCGTCTTTTCTGCACCGGCAAAAGATGATACACCGACGTTTGTTATTGGTGCCAATGCTGAAACCTATGCAGGAGAGCCGGTTGTTTCCAATGCATCCTGTACAACTAACGGATTGGCACCTGTGGCAAAAGTACTTGATGATGCATTTGGTATTGAAGCGGGCTTGATGACAACGATCCACTCTTATACCTCTTCTCAACCAATTCTGGACAGTAAGCATAAAAAAGATCCTCGTAAGGGACGGTCAGGTGCGACCAACCTTGTTCCGACTACTACAGGTGCTGCAAAAGCTATTTCCAAGGTATTGCCAAATCTTGCAGGCAAACTCAACGGCCAGGCGATCCGTGTACCGACACCGGATGTCTCTATGGTCGATCTTACCGTCACACTGAAGCAGAGAGTAACGGTTGAAGTAGTGCAGACAGCCTTTAAAATGGCTGCGGAAGGATCACACAAGGGGATTCTGGGTGTTGATGAAGAGTACAGGGTTTCCCAGGATTTTGTCGGAGAGGAGCTCAGCACGGTCGTAGCACTTGATACGATTCAGGTGATCGGTGACAAGATGGTCAAGGTACTTTCATGGTATGACAATGAGTGGGGATACTCCTGCCGTTTGGTAGATATGGCACTTTTGGTAAGCAAAAAATAA